In the Kaistella sp. 97-N-M2 genome, one interval contains:
- a CDS encoding glycosyltransferase: MKQKILYFMPDNPMVGQAGNITRLKQMLHYLNESDAVEAEFVSLIDWGFWNEEHRAAFTIKYPNIALHLLEKKHKKNFFKYFVLYKIPYFFKSNSIDLSSYILRKEFQKILHSKKYDKVLVSYAAWGKIIGEKDESMYTIIDTHDFLTAQSSNKRDIGRSFRDEIEILNNFDEVWTYSVEEEYIFGQFTRPEIKTTLIPVSFPINTSKEALHQKYDVIYVASNNLHNIAGIKWFLKEVLPLLKDITIHIIGKIGTVIGDYENVIKYGMVDDLEDFYQHSKIAICPMLSGTGIKIKVVEALSYGIPVVTNRRGVDGLVNKKDNGCLVTDDAKVFAEQMMRLLNDEAFYLETREKAVSYFKENHDPKLEIEILNRTFTT; encoded by the coding sequence TTGAAACAAAAAATTCTTTATTTCATGCCCGATAATCCGATGGTCGGACAAGCCGGAAACATTACGCGACTGAAGCAAATGCTGCATTATCTTAATGAAAGCGACGCAGTTGAGGCCGAATTTGTTTCCCTGATTGACTGGGGTTTCTGGAACGAGGAACACCGTGCGGCCTTCACGATAAAATATCCGAACATCGCCCTTCATTTACTTGAAAAGAAACATAAAAAGAATTTTTTCAAATATTTTGTGCTCTATAAAATTCCCTATTTTTTTAAAAGTAATTCGATCGACCTCTCCAGTTACATCTTGCGGAAGGAATTTCAGAAAATTCTGCATTCAAAAAAATATGATAAAGTATTGGTCAGTTACGCTGCCTGGGGTAAAATTATTGGAGAGAAGGATGAGAGCATGTATACTATTATTGATACGCACGACTTTCTGACGGCGCAGAGCAGCAACAAAAGAGATATCGGAAGAAGCTTTAGGGATGAGATCGAAATCCTCAATAATTTTGATGAAGTCTGGACTTATTCCGTGGAAGAAGAATATATTTTCGGACAATTTACGCGACCCGAAATCAAAACGACGTTAATTCCCGTCTCCTTTCCGATCAATACTTCAAAAGAAGCTTTACATCAAAAATATGATGTGATTTATGTCGCAAGCAATAATCTCCACAATATTGCGGGAATTAAATGGTTTTTAAAGGAAGTTCTGCCGCTATTAAAAGATATCACAATTCATATCATCGGAAAAATCGGAACAGTGATCGGCGACTATGAAAATGTAATCAAATACGGAATGGTCGATGATCTGGAGGACTTTTACCAACATTCTAAAATCGCCATTTGCCCTATGCTCAGCGGCACCGGAATTAAAATTAAAGTTGTAGAGGCACTTTCCTACGGGATTCCCGTCGTAACAAACCGAAGAGGCGTTGACGGACTGGTGAATAAAAAAGACAACGGCTGTCTGGTGACCGACGATGCTAAAGTTTTTGCCGAACAAATGATGCGTCTTCTTAATGATGAGGCATTTTATTTGGAAACGAGAGAAAAAGCGGTCTCCTACTTTAAAGAAAACCACGATCCTAAATTAGAGATCGAAATTCTGAACAGAACTTTCACCACATGA
- a CDS encoding riboflavin synthase, translating into MFTGIIEATAIIQKIEKRAENIQFTLTCPFTEELKIDQSLAHNGCCLTVVDISGQNYGVTAIAETLEKTNLGEWKVGSEINLERCLKFDGRLDGHIVQGHVDKNGIVKSIEDQDGSFFITIQYDETDDFTTVPQGSITVNGISLTVAASGTGEFSVAIIPYTWEFTNMKTLAPGNKVNLEFDIIGKYVTKLMKKNAVLPLQRL; encoded by the coding sequence ATGTTCACAGGAATCATCGAAGCCACGGCTATCATTCAAAAAATAGAAAAACGTGCTGAAAATATTCAATTCACTTTAACCTGCCCTTTTACCGAAGAGTTAAAAATCGACCAAAGCCTCGCGCATAACGGCTGCTGCCTGACTGTGGTTGATATTTCCGGCCAAAACTACGGCGTGACTGCCATTGCAGAAACCCTTGAAAAAACCAATCTCGGCGAGTGGAAGGTTGGAAGCGAAATTAATTTGGAACGTTGTTTGAAGTTTGATGGAAGGTTGGACGGGCACATCGTTCAAGGACATGTCGACAAGAACGGAATCGTAAAGAGTATTGAAGATCAGGACGGAAGTTTTTTCATCACCATTCAATATGATGAAACTGATGATTTTACAACGGTTCCCCAAGGTTCCATTACCGTGAACGGAATTTCTTTAACGGTGGCTGCAAGCGGAACGGGCGAATTTTCAGTGGCAATTATTCCCTACACCTGGGAATTTACGAATATGAAAACGCTCGCGCCTGGAAACAAGGTCAATTTAGAATTCGACATTATCGGAAAATATGTAACGAAACTTATGAAAAAAAATGCCGTTCTCCCACTACAAAGGTTATAG
- the accC gene encoding acetyl-CoA carboxylase biotin carboxylase subunit, producing the protein MFKKILIANRGEIAMRILRTCKEMGIKTVAVYSTADKDSLHVRFADEAVCIGPAASKDSYLKISNIIAAAEITNADAIHPGYGFLSENSNFSRICQENGIKFIGATPDQIDRMGDKANAKKTMKEAGVPCVPGSEGLIDSYETAAVLAEEMGYPVMIKATAGGGGKGMRAVWKAEDLHELWDSAVQEATAAFGNGGMYMEKLIVEPRHIEIQIAGDQYGKACHLSERDCSVQRRNQKLTEETPSPFMTDELREKMGAAAVKAAEYIAYEGVGTIEFLVDKDRNFYFMEMNTRIQVEHPITEQVVDYDLIREQILLASGTAISGMNYLPKLHSIECRINAEDPFNEFRPSPGKITELNIPGGHGIRVDTHVYSGYTIPSNYDSMIAKLITTAQTRDEAIAKMKRALEEFYIEGVKTTIPFHRQLMENEDYLAGNYTTKFMEDFVMEKKFDN; encoded by the coding sequence ATGTTCAAAAAAATATTAATAGCCAACCGCGGCGAAATTGCAATGCGGATTCTACGCACCTGCAAAGAAATGGGGATTAAAACGGTTGCCGTTTATTCTACCGCCGATAAAGACAGCCTGCACGTTCGCTTTGCCGACGAAGCCGTCTGCATCGGGCCCGCTGCGAGTAAGGATTCTTATCTTAAAATTTCGAATATTATTGCGGCTGCGGAAATTACCAATGCCGACGCCATTCATCCGGGTTACGGATTTTTATCAGAAAATTCTAATTTTTCCAGAATCTGTCAGGAAAACGGCATTAAATTTATCGGCGCAACACCGGATCAGATCGATCGCATGGGCGATAAAGCCAATGCAAAAAAGACCATGAAAGAAGCCGGCGTGCCGTGTGTTCCCGGGTCTGAAGGTTTGATCGACAGCTATGAAACCGCGGCAGTACTTGCGGAGGAAATGGGTTATCCTGTCATGATCAAAGCAACTGCAGGAGGTGGTGGAAAAGGTATGCGCGCAGTTTGGAAAGCAGAAGATCTGCACGAACTTTGGGACTCTGCGGTGCAGGAAGCCACTGCGGCCTTTGGAAATGGCGGAATGTACATGGAAAAACTGATTGTTGAGCCACGGCACATCGAAATTCAAATTGCAGGTGATCAATATGGGAAAGCCTGTCATCTTTCGGAAAGAGACTGTTCGGTACAACGACGAAATCAAAAATTAACAGAAGAAACGCCCTCGCCCTTTATGACCGATGAACTTCGGGAGAAAATGGGTGCCGCTGCGGTGAAAGCTGCGGAATATATTGCGTATGAAGGCGTTGGAACCATCGAATTTTTGGTAGACAAAGACCGTAATTTTTATTTCATGGAAATGAACACGAGAATTCAGGTCGAACATCCGATCACAGAGCAGGTTGTGGATTACGATTTAATTCGCGAACAGATTCTTCTGGCTTCCGGTACGGCGATTTCCGGAATGAATTATCTGCCGAAACTGCACTCTATCGAATGTAGAATTAATGCAGAAGATCCTTTTAACGAATTTCGACCGTCACCGGGGAAAATTACAGAGCTGAACATTCCCGGCGGCCACGGTATTCGGGTTGATACGCATGTTTATTCCGGCTATACCATTCCGTCGAATTATGATTCAATGATTGCAAAACTCATTACCACGGCGCAAACGCGGGATGAAGCCATCGCTAAAATGAAGCGTGCTTTGGAAGAGTTTTATATCGAAGGCGTAAAGACAACCATTCCTTTCCACCGGCAATTGATGGAAAACGAAGATTATCTCGCTGGAAATTATACGACAAAATTTATGGAAGATTTTGTGATGGAGAAAAAGTTTGATAACTAA
- the rpmF gene encoding 50S ribosomal protein L32, with product MAHPKRRQSSTRRDKRRTHYKAEVPQLAKDATSGEMHLYHRAHWSEGKMYYRGKVVMEKTVESTEEI from the coding sequence ATGGCACATCCTAAAAGAAGACAATCCTCAACAAGAAGAGATAAGCGAAGAACCCACTACAAAGCAGAAGTTCCTCAGTTAGCGAAAGATGCAACCTCCGGGGAAATGCACCTTTATCACAGAGCACACTGGTCTGAAGGAAAAATGTACTACAGAGGTAAAGTAGTAATGGAAAAAACAGTAGAATCCACAGAAGAAATCTAG
- the pdxA gene encoding 4-hydroxythreonine-4-phosphate dehydrogenase PdxA, which produces MSPKQHKIRVGISIGDYNGIGPEIIMKALKDKTITDFFTPIIFGSGKLFTYQKNIFKLNHNFNYITEVAQAQNDKINMLNLWKDNVNVDLGKPTEESTKMAIESLEAATTALMNGEVDVLVTAPINKEEMLKQGFAHAGHTGYLEEKFEKKGLMFLVTEDLKVAVSTHHIPLAQVAENISKEKIKKQIKMLNQCLIEDFQIERPKIAVLGLNPHSGDGGAIGKEEIEIIEPAIRELFDNGILAFGPFPADSFFQPSKYRNFDAVLAMYHDQGLAPFKTLAYEEGVNYTAGLPFIRTSPDHGVAYDIAGQNIADEQSFSEAIFTAVKIFKNRQEYNDLMTNRMQPRRASSGHSVDEDLPRERNR; this is translated from the coding sequence ATGAGTCCGAAGCAGCATAAAATAAGAGTGGGAATTTCTATTGGGGATTACAACGGGATCGGTCCCGAGATCATCATGAAAGCTCTGAAAGATAAAACCATCACCGATTTTTTTACGCCTATAATTTTTGGTTCCGGAAAGCTTTTTACCTATCAAAAAAACATTTTCAAACTCAATCATAATTTTAATTATATCACCGAAGTCGCACAGGCCCAAAATGATAAAATCAACATGCTGAATCTGTGGAAAGATAATGTAAATGTGGATTTAGGCAAACCCACCGAAGAATCTACCAAAATGGCGATTGAATCTTTAGAAGCCGCTACAACTGCTTTGATGAATGGCGAAGTTGATGTTTTGGTAACCGCGCCCATCAATAAAGAGGAAATGCTGAAGCAAGGTTTTGCGCACGCCGGACACACCGGTTATCTGGAAGAAAAATTCGAGAAAAAAGGCTTAATGTTTCTCGTTACGGAAGATTTAAAAGTAGCTGTTTCAACCCATCATATTCCGCTGGCGCAGGTTGCCGAAAATATTTCAAAGGAAAAAATTAAAAAGCAAATCAAAATGCTGAATCAGTGTCTGATTGAAGATTTTCAGATCGAAAGACCCAAAATTGCCGTTTTGGGACTTAATCCGCATTCCGGCGATGGCGGCGCAATTGGAAAGGAAGAGATAGAAATTATAGAACCCGCCATCCGCGAACTTTTTGATAATGGAATTTTAGCGTTTGGACCTTTCCCGGCGGACAGTTTTTTCCAACCCAGCAAATACAGAAACTTCGATGCGGTTTTGGCCATGTATCACGATCAGGGTTTAGCCCCGTTCAAAACCTTGGCCTACGAAGAAGGTGTGAACTACACGGCTGGATTGCCATTCATCCGAACCTCTCCGGACCATGGCGTGGCGTACGATATTGCCGGACAAAATATAGCGGACGAACAAAGTTTCAGTGAAGCTATATTTACTGCAGTCAAAATATTTAAGAACAGACAGGAGTATAATGATCTGATGACGAACCGCATGCAACCACGCAGAGCTTCCTCTGGGCACAGTGTGGATGAAGATTTGCCGCGCGAGCGCAACCGCTAA
- a CDS encoding glycosyltransferase family 1 protein, whose translation MNKKILLDLERLRYPYSGIANVFRNLAKGFQNENKNFDITYFGEFSSLNFSVPKKIEWKKWHKFLENFSPDFDIIHVSHQLSSYFQRNYKNSVKIVTLHDLNFLHENLSEKKRKKMLTKVNNNLKNADYIVCISEYAKKDLLENKHLFDFRKLKEVVVIHNGIKLPDDRIYDLGKLSYLNQKKFILNIGVLFDKKNQLSLVEMLPYVEEDLVLIASDEKNSYAENVRSRIKELNLEHRVHFLKKVSEEEKYALIQNCNAMCHPSIAEGFGIPPIEAMAFGKPVFLSTLTSLPEIGGDAAFYFEDFDPIKMAEFFNKKMKYYAENKLALSLEIKNWTKQYDYKVMSNNYLRFYEQILRKLTS comes from the coding sequence ATGAATAAGAAAATACTCCTCGATTTAGAACGGCTCCGATACCCTTATTCCGGGATTGCGAACGTTTTTCGTAATTTGGCAAAAGGCTTTCAAAACGAAAACAAAAATTTTGACATCACGTATTTTGGCGAATTTTCCTCTTTAAACTTTTCAGTTCCTAAAAAAATCGAGTGGAAAAAATGGCATAAGTTTTTGGAGAATTTCAGTCCGGATTTCGACATCATTCATGTCAGTCATCAGTTATCCTCCTATTTTCAGCGGAATTATAAAAATTCAGTTAAAATCGTAACGCTTCACGATCTTAATTTTTTACATGAAAATCTGTCGGAAAAGAAGAGAAAAAAGATGCTCACCAAAGTGAACAACAATCTGAAAAATGCAGATTATATCGTTTGTATTTCGGAATATGCGAAGAAAGATCTGCTGGAGAACAAACATCTTTTCGATTTTAGGAAACTGAAGGAAGTCGTGGTCATTCACAACGGAATTAAACTTCCCGACGACCGGATTTATGATCTGGGTAAACTTTCTTATCTAAATCAGAAAAAATTCATCCTCAATATTGGTGTTCTCTTCGATAAAAAAAATCAACTTTCTTTGGTTGAAATGCTGCCGTACGTAGAAGAGGATTTGGTTTTAATCGCTTCCGATGAAAAGAATTCTTATGCTGAAAATGTACGAAGCCGGATTAAAGAATTGAATTTAGAGCACCGGGTTCATTTCCTTAAAAAAGTCTCCGAGGAGGAAAAATATGCCCTAATTCAAAATTGCAACGCTATGTGTCATCCCAGTATTGCGGAAGGTTTTGGCATTCCACCAATTGAAGCAATGGCGTTTGGGAAACCCGTTTTTCTCTCCACGTTGACGAGCCTGCCCGAAATTGGCGGCGACGCAGCTTTTTATTTTGAAGATTTCGATCCAATAAAAATGGCGGAATTTTTTAATAAAAAAATGAAATATTATGCGGAAAATAAACTGGCTTTATCTTTAGAAATAAAAAATTGGACAAAACAATATGATTATAAAGTAATGTCCAATAATTATCTTCGATTTTATGAGCAGATTTTAAGAAAACTTACTTCTTAA
- a CDS encoding HAMP domain-containing sensor histidine kinase — protein sequence MPFSHYKGYSLRNKVFGGFLLICFLSILGSSILSFFILRNNAVEQSRTDLQKKSEALMSALDYGVSHTQVETADLPMILNNDIFEIADINNQDIIIYDLKGNLLISNKDSNLIVEKKIPLQIVNQVLKTDKRVDFQKYDEKTDSNVTSSYTVLKNNMLEPIAIVYFPFYHNDGSYFNVFNKYVNYIVIVNLFIIAFAVWLSWIISNNLTNAVTKFSNLINTVTLFEKDPQAIRYYQKDELSQLVKAYNKMILQIKEQKERLSFKEKGEAWREMAKQVAHEVKNPLTPMKLTIQNFERKFNPEDPNIREKVKNMSKTLVDQIDLVAKVASAFSQFAQLPEKNNEVFNLNQEIKKITNIFSDERIFFHANKENIMIDMDKIYLSRIITNLVANARQASQDDRENIINVDVEERQKRIIITVEDNGIGIPEELYDRIFEPNFTSKTSGTGLGLTMVRKMVEDYKGEISVKSEIGKGTTFTILLPNNL from the coding sequence ATGCCGTTCTCCCACTACAAAGGTTATAGTTTACGAAATAAAGTTTTTGGCGGCTTTCTTTTAATATGTTTTCTCAGCATATTAGGATCATCTATTCTTTCCTTTTTTATTTTACGAAATAATGCGGTGGAGCAAAGCCGAACCGATCTTCAGAAAAAATCCGAAGCGCTGATGTCTGCCTTAGATTATGGCGTCAGTCATACGCAGGTCGAAACTGCCGATCTGCCCATGATTTTAAATAACGATATTTTCGAAATCGCAGATATCAACAATCAGGACATCATTATTTACGATCTAAAAGGAAATCTTCTTATTTCCAACAAAGACAGCAATCTTATCGTAGAGAAAAAAATCCCGCTCCAAATCGTAAATCAGGTCTTGAAAACCGACAAACGTGTTGATTTTCAGAAATACGACGAAAAAACCGATTCGAATGTAACCTCTTCGTATACTGTTTTGAAAAACAATATGTTAGAACCCATTGCAATCGTTTACTTTCCCTTTTATCATAATGACGGATCTTACTTTAATGTGTTTAATAAATACGTAAACTATATCGTTATCGTTAATTTGTTCATTATCGCTTTTGCAGTTTGGCTGAGCTGGATTATTTCTAATAATTTAACCAATGCTGTGACCAAATTTTCGAATTTAATCAATACGGTGACGCTCTTCGAAAAAGACCCGCAGGCCATCCGCTATTACCAAAAAGATGAACTCAGCCAGTTGGTAAAAGCCTATAATAAGATGATTTTGCAGATTAAAGAGCAGAAGGAAAGATTGAGTTTTAAAGAAAAAGGAGAAGCCTGGCGCGAAATGGCAAAACAGGTGGCGCACGAAGTGAAGAACCCTTTAACACCGATGAAACTCACCATTCAAAACTTCGAGCGAAAGTTTAATCCCGAAGATCCGAATATCCGCGAAAAAGTGAAGAATATGAGCAAAACCCTTGTCGACCAGATCGATTTGGTGGCAAAAGTTGCCAGCGCATTTTCGCAGTTCGCGCAACTTCCGGAAAAAAATAATGAGGTCTTTAATCTCAATCAGGAGATTAAAAAAATCACCAATATTTTCAGCGATGAACGGATCTTTTTTCACGCGAACAAGGAAAATATTATGATCGATATGGACAAAATTTACTTGTCCAGAATCATCACCAATCTTGTGGCAAACGCCAGGCAGGCAAGTCAGGACGATCGCGAAAACATCATTAATGTCGACGTAGAAGAACGCCAAAAAAGAATCATCATTACCGTTGAAGATAACGGGATCGGAATTCCTGAAGAACTTTATGACCGCATTTTCGAACCAAATTTCACATCTAAAACAAGTGGTACAGGTCTAGGCCTAACAATGGTTCGGAAAATGGTGGAAGATTACAAAGGCGAAATTTCTGTTAAATCGGAGATTGGTAAAGGTACCACGTTTACGATTTTGCTTCCTAATAATTTATAA
- a CDS encoding glycosyltransferase family 1 protein, giving the protein MKIKVIFDFEVIGKDYKINQTGIFRVAYELLKKLMSRNEIEVMASVFNFNSDKKITAKIERFTADHQMNFQKVNRISRVKFLPFRKEKLFKLLYSKLDISNYKITFTKEIAEAQIYHSLYFPLHPSLEKYRHLKKTVTIHDLIPILFPEYNDNTKLLKDTIKSIGKHNYAICVSENTRRDLLKYAPDLDPEKVFVSLLAASPEIFYVCRDEEKFKEIQKKYALPNRYFLSLSTLEPRKNIHHVIKCFVKMITENNIDDLSLVLVGSKGWDYGKIFEEYEKHPHLKDKIIITGRIPDGDLAAVYSNAEAFFYMSLYEGFGLPPLEAMQCGTPTVVSNVSSLPEVVGKAGFLVDPTEDKALIAQMLELYKNAELREEYSKRGLEQAKKFSWEITADQHLEIYKKILSSSSEVLS; this is encoded by the coding sequence ATGAAAATAAAAGTTATTTTTGACTTCGAGGTGATTGGCAAAGATTATAAAATTAATCAAACCGGCATCTTCCGCGTCGCTTATGAATTGCTGAAAAAACTGATGTCACGCAACGAAATTGAGGTTATGGCCTCCGTTTTCAACTTCAACAGCGATAAGAAGATCACTGCTAAAATTGAGCGTTTTACTGCGGATCATCAAATGAATTTCCAAAAGGTTAATCGCATCAGCAGAGTTAAATTTCTGCCCTTTCGAAAGGAAAAACTTTTCAAATTATTATACAGTAAACTGGACATTTCTAATTATAAAATAACCTTTACTAAAGAGATCGCTGAGGCACAAATCTATCATTCTCTGTACTTTCCGCTTCACCCAAGTTTAGAAAAATACAGGCACCTCAAAAAAACAGTAACAATTCATGATCTCATACCCATTTTATTCCCTGAATATAATGATAACACGAAGCTTTTAAAAGACACGATAAAAAGCATTGGCAAGCATAATTACGCCATCTGTGTGTCGGAAAATACGCGCCGCGACCTGTTGAAATACGCGCCGGACCTGGATCCCGAAAAAGTTTTCGTCTCTTTATTGGCTGCATCACCCGAAATATTTTACGTCTGCCGCGATGAAGAAAAATTTAAAGAAATACAGAAAAAATACGCCTTGCCAAACCGATATTTCTTAAGTCTAAGCACTTTGGAACCACGGAAAAACATCCATCATGTCATCAAATGTTTTGTTAAAATGATTACAGAAAATAATATCGATGATTTAAGTTTGGTTCTTGTAGGTTCGAAAGGCTGGGATTACGGAAAAATTTTCGAGGAGTACGAAAAACATCCGCATCTTAAAGATAAGATCATCATCACCGGTAGAATTCCCGACGGAGATTTGGCAGCGGTGTACAGCAATGCAGAGGCATTTTTTTATATGTCTTTATATGAAGGATTCGGTTTACCGCCGTTGGAAGCCATGCAATGTGGTACTCCAACAGTCGTATCGAACGTTTCTTCCCTGCCGGAAGTCGTTGGTAAGGCGGGATTTTTGGTAGATCCAACAGAAGATAAAGCCTTAATTGCGCAGATGCTCGAGCTTTATAAGAATGCAGAGTTGCGCGAAGAATATTCGAAAAGAGGACTGGAGCAGGCAAAGAAATTCTCCTGGGAAATAACCGCGGATCAGCATTTGGAGATCTACAAAAAAATATTATCTTCCTCCTCTGAGGTTCTTTCTTAA
- the accB gene encoding acetyl-CoA carboxylase biotin carboxyl carrier protein: MDIKDIQNLIKFVSKAEVSEVKYKTKDFEITIKTPLGGNEMTYMQQPQVYHSAPQQQNHSAPAPAAAPTADAPAETVSDDSKFVTIKSPMIGTFYRKPSPDKDVFVNVGDEVSTGKVVCVIEAMKLFNQIESEISGKIVKILVDDMTPVEYDQPLFLVDPS, encoded by the coding sequence ATGGACATTAAAGACATCCAAAATCTTATAAAATTTGTATCCAAAGCGGAAGTTTCCGAGGTGAAGTACAAAACGAAAGATTTCGAAATCACCATTAAAACGCCACTGGGAGGAAATGAAATGACCTACATGCAGCAGCCACAGGTTTATCATTCTGCGCCTCAGCAACAAAATCATTCTGCGCCCGCACCTGCAGCAGCACCTACCGCTGATGCGCCTGCCGAAACGGTTTCGGACGACAGTAAATTTGTTACCATTAAATCTCCTATGATTGGGACTTTCTACAGAAAACCTTCACCAGATAAAGATGTTTTTGTAAACGTTGGTGATGAGGTTTCTACGGGCAAAGTTGTTTGTGTAATCGAAGCGATGAAATTATTCAACCAGATCGAATCTGAAATTTCCGGTAAAATCGTGAAAATTTTAGTAGACGACATGACGCCTGTAGAGTATGACCAACCGTTGTTCCTGGTAGATCCTTCTTAA
- the rocD gene encoding ornithine--oxo-acid transaminase, producing MSEVTLQKDSQYYIDLENEHGAHNYHPLPVVLEKGEGVFVWDVEGKKYYDFLSAYSAVNQGHSHPKILKALVDQAGKLALTSRAFHNSTLGVYEKKITAVFGFDKVLPMNSGAEAVETAVKLARKWSYEVKGIAENAAKIIVCENNFHGRTTTIVSFSNDPDASKNYGPFTPGFIKIAYNDINALEETLKNDAENIAAFLVEPIQGEAGVYVPDEGYLKHASELCKKYNVLFIADEVQTGIARTGKLIACQHENVQPDILVLGKAISGGMYPVSAVLANNEIMNVIKPGQHGSTFGGNPVACAVAIAALDVVEEENLSERAENLGQLFRSEINKVIAKTDLITKVRGKGLLNAILINDTPESSTAWDLCLALKENGLLAKPTHGNIIRLAPPLVITEAQIIDCVGIIEKTIREFKK from the coding sequence ATGTCAGAAGTTACGCTACAAAAAGATTCGCAATACTACATCGATTTAGAGAATGAGCACGGCGCACATAACTATCATCCGCTTCCGGTGGTTTTAGAAAAAGGCGAAGGTGTTTTCGTTTGGGATGTTGAAGGAAAAAAATATTATGATTTTCTTTCGGCTTATTCCGCGGTGAACCAAGGTCATTCGCATCCGAAAATTTTAAAGGCATTGGTCGATCAGGCCGGAAAACTGGCTTTAACGTCGAGAGCTTTTCATAATTCAACTTTAGGCGTATACGAAAAGAAGATTACTGCTGTTTTTGGATTTGATAAAGTTTTACCGATGAATTCTGGTGCAGAAGCCGTAGAAACTGCCGTAAAATTAGCCCGTAAATGGAGTTACGAAGTCAAAGGAATTGCGGAAAATGCTGCGAAAATTATCGTTTGCGAAAATAACTTCCACGGACGTACAACAACCATTGTTTCCTTTTCCAATGATCCCGATGCTAGTAAAAATTATGGTCCATTTACACCTGGATTTATTAAAATTGCATACAACGATATCAATGCTTTAGAGGAAACTTTAAAAAATGATGCTGAAAACATTGCCGCCTTTTTGGTAGAACCCATTCAGGGTGAAGCCGGAGTTTATGTTCCGGACGAAGGCTACTTAAAACACGCTTCTGAACTTTGTAAAAAATATAATGTTCTTTTCATTGCGGACGAAGTACAAACCGGAATCGCGAGAACAGGGAAATTGATCGCGTGCCAGCACGAAAATGTACAACCCGACATTTTGGTTTTAGGAAAAGCAATTTCCGGCGGAATGTACCCCGTTTCGGCAGTTTTGGCGAATAATGAAATTATGAATGTCATCAAGCCGGGACAACATGGGTCAACTTTTGGCGGTAACCCGGTTGCCTGCGCGGTTGCAATAGCAGCTCTAGACGTGGTTGAGGAGGAAAATCTCTCGGAAAGAGCTGAGAATTTAGGTCAGCTATTCCGTTCAGAAATTAATAAGGTGATCGCAAAGACCGATCTTATTACGAAAGTTCGCGGTAAAGGTTTGCTCAATGCAATTCTCATCAACGATACGCCGGAAAGTTCCACTGCCTGGGATCTTTGTTTAGCTTTAAAAGAAAACGGTTTACTGGCAAAACCCACGCACGGAAATATCATTCGTTTGGCGCCACCATTGGTGATCACTGAAGCTCAAATTATTGATTGCGTCGGCATTATCGAGAAAACGATTAGGGAATTTAAGAAGTAA
- a CDS encoding DUF177 domain-containing protein has protein sequence MDRLRNYDIVFSGLKNGKHEFQLEIDKKFFQLFDTEQEFTEPKIMADVLMEKHTTFLEFWIKTKGTVDLVCDISNDGFTYPIESEISVLVKFGEEYDDSEIDVITIPSKDHAFNVAQLIYEDVMLSVPMKKVSPNISKEDLETLEKFSPKEEITEEPKSDPRWEALKNLKDKNK, from the coding sequence ATGGACAGACTAAGAAACTACGATATCGTGTTTTCGGGACTGAAAAACGGAAAACACGAATTCCAGCTTGAGATAGATAAGAAGTTCTTTCAACTTTTCGATACGGAACAGGAATTTACAGAACCGAAAATTATGGCTGATGTTTTAATGGAAAAACATACGACTTTTTTGGAATTCTGGATCAAAACAAAAGGCACTGTGGATTTGGTTTGCGACATCAGCAATGATGGTTTTACGTATCCCATTGAAAGTGAAATCAGTGTTTTGGTAAAATTCGGCGAAGAATATGACGACAGCGAAATCGATGTTATTACAATTCCCAGCAAAGACCACGCATTTAATGTGGCACAGCTGATTTATGAAGATGTAATGTTGTCGGTTCCGATGAAGAAGGTTTCGCCTAATATCTCTAAAGAAGATTTAGAAACTTTAGAAAAATTCAGTCCGAAAGAAGAAATAACAGAAGAACCTAAAAGCGACCCGAGATGGGAAGCCTTGAAGAATTTAAAAGATAAAAATAAATAG